Part of the Clarias gariepinus isolate MV-2021 ecotype Netherlands chromosome 25, CGAR_prim_01v2, whole genome shotgun sequence genome is shown below.
ccGTACTGTCCTATTCgatttgattttatattttatatttaatcagtGAGAAACCTGACCGTGGACGGTTCCGGGGGTTCATTCAGTTCAACAGGAGACTCGAATTCAAACAGAGACATCACATTATGTTTGTAAAAGATattaattaactatcagtccCTGTGCTGTTTATCTACACTGTATGCCGTATGTGGGAACGAGAGCGAGAGGGGCCTCTCGGAAAGGGGTGGGGCTTATCTGTGCATGGGCCACGCCCCCTGCGTGGCTCCACTATATAAACCGTCCTCGCACAGAGAGAATTTTCTTTCCTTGTTTCTCACAAAGCTGCAACAACACAGGAGAGGTAAGCAGACAGATAGAAAACAACTTGTTGATggaattgagttttttttttttttttattgcatttgcatgaattaaaaaaaaaacacttgtgtgTAAAATCATGGAATTTTATGGAAAAGTAGCTGAATAATGATTGTATTGATTTATAATGTAATGaaaggaaatatttaatatacatgAAACACTTTTTTCCGTGGGTTTATGACTATTATGACTATTAAGATTGAAAGCGTGTGATAAATGTTACATAAGTCAGTTTGTCTCTTTTGCAAAACAAATTGCAGGTTAGAAGTGGAGTCTAGAAGATTCAGGAAGTTTCGGTAAAAAGTGCAAAAGAGTCTGATGTGTTAATGCTGTTtcttagtaataataataataataataatcgtgcaataataataataatgctgtgAAGTTATAACCTATTGCTTAATTACAAAATTTATTCTATGCATACTCattttgctatttatttattaatgtaatataatacacAATACTCTGTAAAGTTCCATAATACCAGTTGCTGTTTTGACGGACTGGACACTgacgcacaaacacatacacacacacacacacacacaggtcagccATACTGTGTGATTAGCAGCGTTAAAAATATACCCTCTCTCCATACCCAGGATTGTTTGTAGCTATTTTTCCCCGCTGCCCAGAATAGGTGTGCATATGGACCGAGAGATCAGATTCAACACAGAGTTTAAAACCAGTACGGAAAAACAGCAAACGACACGAAGGAAGTGAAAAGAACAGATGTTTCTCTTTGATATCTTTCAGCcatggtgttttatttttttatcctgtatCGTTTCTATTACATATTCACATAAGGAAATGATTTTAATACACACATAACGGAAACAGAAATACAGCGGAAACACAGAACAGTTTGTCGTAACTTACTTCTCCAGCCGTCCTCTAGGACTTTTTCAGCCCTGCAACATGCTGCTCCTCTGTGTCATGACTGAGCCTCTCGTTCAGCccacttactgtaaatatacagtgtgtgtgtgtgtttgggtgtgtttgtgtgtctgagagagggAGATTAGTTTACCTGGCTCCATTCCCTCCTCCTGGCCTTTTAAAAGCCGTCCTCCTTTCCATCACGTGTCTAAAAGCAGTTTTAGAAATGGAGGCCGGGAGGGGTTTGTTTGGAGAGTCAGAGCTGTGACGACCGTAAAACAACCAAGTGAACAAATAAAGGATTTAATAAAGAATAGAAAAACTgggaataaaagaataaaaacattcagttgatttaacacaaaaaaaagaaattttgtgtgtcttatttattttatctatctatttatctatccgTTTATCTACACatcttttattctatttatctgcacatctatctactgtatccgtcttgtgtttctctctctctctctctctctctctctctctctcagtctgtcctGCCCTGACCCGACCCCTGTTCTCCCCTTGTGTCTCCGCAGATGCCCGAGTTTGAGAAGAGCACGGTCCACATCAAGGACCCCGAGCGGGTGGAGCAGATCATCTGCGGTCTGATTAAAGGCGGCGCCTCTAAACTACAGGTACAGACTCGCTGTAAGACTCGAGAGTCAGAACCTCACCAAGACTGTCAGTCAGTGTGTGAGTTCAGATACGAGCTGCCTGATCCTGCATTAACGTGCCGAAGCAGGATATTAATCAAACgtctttttaaatatgtaataaaacaattaccggttttaaaataactgcatgTTTATTCCTTTCTCATAACAGCACATTGcaaagtttttttgtgtttgttttactaCTAGAGCAATTTCACAATTATTATGATTTATCTGACAATGAGTGTTAAATCAACCCGGgacaggaaacatcacaactttattgtcaataggGTTATGTCGTGCGTCCAAAATGAACATCCCAGTGCatgctgttgctatagaaacattGAAGGTTTGCAGTAGttcaagtgcattaatataaccCTGTATTGAAATTTGTCttgacaataaaaacattttaccaaaaaaactaTAGATTTTATAAGCAGTGTGATATAATGATCAGGTTTGCAATGCATTAATGTTTAGATATCAgggtaaaaatatataatgaacattaaattttattagaagaccttttaaaaaaaatgcatattttaaaaaagttttaagagtCTTGCACAGTTTCTAGCTTTCTCACTCCCCAGCActtctcacattttgataatgAGCTAACGAGTGCTTTGATCTTGAGCAAACAGGAAAAACCTCCAATTAAAAGGTCACACTTTATTGTTTCACGTTTCAGATCATCACAGACTTCGACATGACCTTAAGCAAATTTTCAATCAACGGAAAACGCTGCCCGACCTGCCACAGTAAGTCGAACCCGCTACACCTGAACAGGAACCtttaatcactaaacaaaagaaCAAGTTTCACTAAACACTGGACAAAAGTATCGAGCTGATCGCCTTTTTTCATCTTCCACAGATATAATTGACAACTGCAAGCTCGTCACAGAAGATTGTAGGCAAAAGGTGAGCGGCCATGCATGTCGAAACTCATATATACGTCCACCCAATGCTGCAAAAGTATGCAACGTATGCATTCCTCCTTATTTCCCTCCAGCTGTTTAACCTGAAGGAGACGTACTATCCGATTGAGATCGACCCGCATCTGACCATGGAGGAGAAATACCCGTTTATGGTGGAATGGTGAGCTGACCGTACATGTCTTAAACCTCACAAATATTCCCCTTAATACTAATGTTTAGATTTATAAGCATGCTTTTAAACAGAGCGTAATTATAGGAGTGAGGTTAAAGCAAGTGCAAAATATAGCGGTAAAAAGATCTGCTTCTGTAATTATAAACACTGTCGTGTAATTTACAGTCCACTCATACTGTACAGCCTTATGGTTTATAATCCCACTATCCAAAATATTCAGATTCAGTTTGTATTGAAGTTTTGATAGTTTtaggattttataaatatcctgaaaTATACCAGATTGTGttaaaattctaaacaaatttagaGAATAATTCACTCCTATTTCACAGAATGCTTTGCTGCCTGCCAGTGTGAGTATTTAAAAgggcaccacctgtaggattatagaggaactgcaacattttaccaacttaaattcaaatatattaaaaaaaaaaaatgaatgaaaataaatcgATTTTGGAGGCAGGGTGACGATACATCAatttcaacaaaaaaagaatcgCAAAATTTAAGTTTTCTTCCCAAAATGTTTTTCCTTCTGGTTCGTTTAAAGTCTAATGTTAAAAGCGCTAATGAAGTGTAAACTGGTTCTCCATGTGAGGCTGAGCCGAGACCTCTTTCTAATCCTagctctctaacacacacacacacacagacattgcCGCACACTTTGCTTAACACTTTAAACTGCATTCCTCTGTTGCTTTAGGTATTTTAAATCCCACACATTACTGGTGGAGCAGCGGTTAGAGAAGGACAAACTCCCTGAAGTGGTCAGGGAATCCGATGTCAGTTTACggtaaatcatcatcatcatcatcatcatcatcatcattatcctgtcaaactctttttttaaatattaaatattgcttatatCAGTATAGAGACAGtggatgtgtttgtgtatatatgtgtatttcCTGCCTTAAGCTGTGTATAGTTTAAccaaaaaattacttttaatgaattaaaatgaaatctcaatatattattataatattagtaTATATCATACATAATATCcactaatatatttatatatatatatatatatatatatatatatatatatatatatatttagtggaTGAGTTAAATTCAAAAATAACAACTGTGCTTCTTCATTAGAAATGAAGTAAAGTCTTTACTGTAGTTTTAGTTTCTACAGGCTCAGAAAAGTgaactttttacctttttttttgttgttggaaaAAATCTTTGCAACCACTAACTTGTAATGTTAGTTCAAACTTGCATTAAGTATCTGGTGTTcaccgtgtgtttgtgtgtgtgtgtgtgtgtgtgtgtgtgtgtcacagtgaGGGTTATGAGCACTTCTTCGACCGGCTACAACAGCACAACGTTCCCGTGTTCATCTTCTCCGCGGGGTTGGGAGACGTGCTGGAGGAGATCATCAGACAGGCTGGGGTTTATCACCCCAACGTCAAAGTCGTCTCCAACTTCATGGACTTCGATGAGAGCGTGAGTATCAACCTGACACATACTGATCAATGTGAGATCTTCGTATTTGTATTTAATGATGAAAATTAACTCGTTATTAATTCAGTAGTTAATTCAGTGGCATTTACAACTTGTTCAAGACACTCACTTGTAACCCTTTTATCCGACAAGAAGaatgtttattaattcattGGAGAATTAGCTTCCAGTTCATATTTGTATACGCACCAGTACTTACTTTATATTACTTAATCTGACCGACACAAAGCAAAGAacagttatttatatatatataaaacctgtACCGTGGAAACTTGTAATACAAATTGAATCTGTTCTGGAGGCGAGTCCTTAAAGCAaaattttgtattgcaaaacgcattttcccataggaaataatgtaaatgcaaataattcgttccagccacaaaaaatattacaaatattactaatttccaacactattattatatttttgcatataaaaacaatcaaaacatttacaaaagacatgtaaattaataaaataataaataaatacattaaacctcacttaaccttactttataattcctcttggcaccagctgctttaaaaattaacctgaaagtggctcccttctTGTCTTGCTGTGtttttactaaatcttgcataaaatggccaaaaaaaaccccacaaaaaatatgtaaactcgctTCGCTTGGCTGTGTACTGACGTGCGACCAGCTTGGTCACTTCCATGCCGAAAAATGCTTTGcatgccgaggcaaatttcttgcaaaatattAGTTCTTTCAGTTCACAAGGCGGGTCGTTCGTATTCCAAGGTACCACTTGTACCTTTATctgaaattaaacaaacatttagccaaaaagtttagaaaaagtgtttaaactgctgtaaaacattttaaacagtaaTGCTGTTTTGcgttatgtttaaatatttttttaaaaatcaaatataacTGGAAAAGGAAacgaaatataatttttattggaAGAGTGGAAGGatattattaatctttttatctattataattttttttcccgttATGAAAAAACAATATGCATAACTTATTGATGTAGAACAACTGTACAGTTTGTTCGCTGTTTTAAAAGCCGACTATGGGGGGCGCTGTCTTCTTTTGTCCGCAGGGCGTCCTGAAAGGCTTTAAAGGCGAGCTGATTCACGTGTACAACAAGCATGACGGCGCGCTGCGAAACACCGAATACTTCAAACAGCTAAAGGAGAACAGCAACATCATCCTTCTGGGAGACTCGCTCGGGGACCTGAACATGGCCGACGGCGTCCCCAACGtggagaacctcctgaagatcgGCTTCCTCAACGATAAGGTCtgctccctctctttctctcaagaGCCAAGACTTTTAAAGTAGAGACTTGGTGTCGTGCTAAtaataatcttgtttttttgttttgtttgcagatCGAGGAGCGTCTGGAGAAATACTTGGACTCTTACGATATTGTTCTCGTCAAGGATGAAACCCTTGAAGTGCCCAATTCCATTCTGCAGAAGATCTTATAACTGTACAGAGACTCTGGCTATCAGGCGACTAGTCACTAGGCTAATCCATGCACGCACAAGCCATACAAACACCTCACCATGATCCTGTTAGAGTCGCTTTCCTTCTCCAGGCCAACCGGGGAGAGATTAAACCAAGCCAACACTGGAGAGAATCTCTATATAAGCAAATTGGTTTAATGTACATTAGTAGACTtgttaatgtattatttttgaTATTGCATCATTTGACGTCACGCGCAATAATAATTAGGAAGGAAGATAAGGCTTgtcttagatttttttatatatatatatagttatacagGCGGTAACTGCAGTGTGCTACAGGAATAGTTTTACACAGTAACATTAGCTGTATATTCTAGCGCTTCAAATATTTCTGTCCAGTGGGCGTGGCCTATACCTTTAGCTACATCACTCCAGTTCATGAATCATCTCGACTAGAGATGTGCTTTAGTGAACATGGTCTTTAACGTTTCATATCGAACCACTCATTCACAGATTAGTAGTCTCGCtcgtgcattttatttttaatttttttgtttttttaatttttttatatataaatgatcCCTGTGCATATTCGATATACATCAAATCTCAACCAGATGTTCTGGTTagctttttattacaaaaatacaacaacaagAAATAACAATTCAGatcatactttttttattatttgtatctGTATTTATATCTGAATTCGTTCTTGAGAAACAGGACAAAATATATCGATGTATTTCTACACCAACATGTTCCACCGTAGTACACTGTAGT
Proteins encoded:
- the nt5c3a gene encoding cytosolic 5'-nucleotidase 3 isoform X2, with translation MDKTAVVKVGAVASASVCALFGGVVLAQYIVAKKKRAGKKTKIIEMMPEFEKSTVHIKDPERVEQIICGLIKGGASKLQIITDFDMTLSKFSINGKRCPTCHNIIDNCKLVTEDCRQKLFNLKETYYPIEIDPHLTMEEKYPFMVEWYFKSHTLLVEQRLEKDKLPEVVRESDVSLREGYEHFFDRLQQHNVPVFIFSAGLGDVLEEIIRQAGVYHPNVKVVSNFMDFDESGVLKGFKGELIHVYNKHDGALRNTEYFKQLKENSNIILLGDSLGDLNMADGVPNVENLLKIGFLNDKIEERLEKYLDSYDIVLVKDETLEVPNSILQKIL
- the nt5c3a gene encoding cytosolic 5'-nucleotidase 3 isoform X1 yields the protein MPEFEKSTVHIKDPERVEQIICGLIKGGASKLQIITDFDMTLSKFSINGKRCPTCHNIIDNCKLVTEDCRQKLFNLKETYYPIEIDPHLTMEEKYPFMVEWYFKSHTLLVEQRLEKDKLPEVVRESDVSLREGYEHFFDRLQQHNVPVFIFSAGLGDVLEEIIRQAGVYHPNVKVVSNFMDFDESGVLKGFKGELIHVYNKHDGALRNTEYFKQLKENSNIILLGDSLGDLNMADGVPNVENLLKIGFLNDKIEERLEKYLDSYDIVLVKDETLEVPNSILQKIL